A part of Rhinatrema bivittatum chromosome 16, aRhiBiv1.1, whole genome shotgun sequence genomic DNA contains:
- the LOC115077755 gene encoding olfactory receptor 1009-like has translation MSTWDLNQTEVTEFIILGFSNHQNFKSLLFVVFLLIYLVTLLGNLTLLTVMSIDSRLHTPMYFFLSNLAFVDICLTSCTLPKILAILLTDNKFISFRACMTQLYLLFSFASVEFFQLCAMAYDRYVAICNPLRYSVIMNKRVCILLTAISWTLGFLDGLPQSVTVSNFSFCGHNVIDHLFCDFHAILKLSCSDTSSLELLMHTLNACLASVSVLFILTSYAQIISTILKIQNVERRRKAFSTCSSHLTVVSIYSATVFFAYLRPQSKNATTFDKLSDSLYNTLIPMLNPLIYSLRNKDVKAALMKITQGRTKH, from the coding sequence ATGTCTACTTGGGATCTAAATCAAACTGAGGTCACAGAATTCATCATCCTGGGGTTCTCAAATCATCAGAACTTTAAGAGCTTGCTCTTTGTAGTGTTCCTGTTAATTTACCTGGTCACCCTGTTGGGCAACCTCACTCTTTTGACAGTAATGAGCATTGATTCCCGCCTCCACACACCCATGTATTTCTTCCTCAGCAATCTGGCCTTCGTGGACATTTGCTTAACCTCCTGCACTCTCCCGAAAATACTAGCAATTCTTCTAACGGACAACAAGTTCATTTCTTTCCGAGCGTGCATGACCCAACTCTATCTGCTTTTCTCCTTTGCTAGTGTAGAATTCTTTCAACTCTGTGCCATGGCGTATGATCGTTATGTGGCAATTTGCAACCCCTTACGCTACTCGGTCATCATGAACAAGAGGGTTTGCATTCTGCTGACTGCCATTTCCTGGACACTTGGATTTCTTGATGGGTTGCCACAGAGTGTGACCGTTagtaatttttctttctgtgggcaCAATGTTATCGACCATTTATTCTGTGACTTCCATGCAATACTGAAACTCTCATGCAGTGACACTTCCAGCCTTGAACTGCTGATGCACACTCTAAATGCATGCTTAGCATCGGTATCTGTACTGTTCATCTTGACTTCCTATGCCCAAATCATTTCCACtatcttgaaaatccaaaacGTGGAAAGGAGGCGTAAGGcattctccacctgctcctcccatctCACAGTTGTTAGTATATACTCTGCAACTGTATTTTTTGCATATCTGAGACCCCAGTCCAAAAATGCAACAACATTTGACAAACTCTCTGATTCACTGTATAACACTCTGATCCCCATGCTGAACCCCCTCATTTACAGCCTAAGGAACAAAGATGTTAAAGCTGCCCTGATGAAAATTACACAAGGAAGAACTAAACACTAA